The genomic DNA TCGCCATGGGTCCTGCGTCGATCCAGGGTGAATACATCTCCCGCAAGACCAAGGCTGACAGCGACGCCTTCGAAGACATCAAAGGCCACGGCTTCTACGTCCAGGGTGCCTACACCATCACCGGTGAGTCCCGTGGTTACAAGGTCGGCAAGTTTGATGCGATCAAGCCTCAGAACAAATCCATCGGCGCCTGGGAAGTGTTCTACCGCTTCGACAGCATGACCGTCGAAGACGACAACATCACCACTGCCTCGGCGACCCGTGAAGTGGGCGATGCCGAAGCCAAGGTGCACAACCTGGGCGTGAACTGGTACGCCAACGAAGCGGTGAAAATCACCGGTGCCTACGTCAAGGCCAAGACCGACAAAGTCACCAACGCCAATGGCGATGACGATGGCGACGGTTTCGTAGTCCGTGCCCAGTACGTGTTCTGAATCGCGCTGACTTGATACACCGCTGCACTTTCATCCGTTAAAGCTCCTTTCGACCCCGCCTCTGGCGGGGTTTTTTTTTATGTGCGGCCGGTCAGTATCGGCGATACTCGCTCCATCCGTCGTCTGGCTCTCGAGGAAACGCATGCCGCTTCACGTCTTGGACAGCCTGTCCGCCATCGCGCCTCTGGAGTGGGACGCGTTGGTGCCCGCCAACCAGCCTTTCCTGCGCCACGCCTTCCTCAGCACCTTGGAAGACAGCGCCAGCCTGGGTCCTCAATCCGGGTGGCAAGCCGAGCACTTGTTGCACATTGAAGACGGTCGTCTGCTGGCGGCTCTGCCCAGTTACCGCAAATGGCATTCCTACGGTGAATACGTGTTCGACCACGGCTGGGCCGACGCTTGCGCCCGCGCCGGCATCGACTATTACCCCAAGCTGTTGACGGCGGTACCGTTCAGTCCGGTCAGTGGCCCGCGACTGTTGGCGGCGCGGGTGGAGGACGGTCTGGAGTTGCTGGGCAGCGTGCCCGGCTACCTGGAAATCGAAGGGCTTTCCAGCGCCCACGTCAATTTCACCGATGCCTTCACCGACGCGGCGCTCGCTGGGCAGGAAGGCTGGCTGCAGCGGATCGGCTGCCAGTATCACTGGCAAAATCGCGGTTATCGCGACTTCCAGGATTTTCTCGATGCCCTCAGTTCCCGCAAGCGCAAGCAGATGCGCAAGGAACGCGAACAAGTGGCGGGGCAGGGCATCGCATTCGAATGGCTCGAAGGTCATCAGTTGGACGAGGCACAGTGGGATTTTGTCTACGCCTGTTACGCCAACACCTACGCGGTGCGTCGGCAGGCGCCGTACCTGACCCGGGCGTTCTTCAGCCTGCTGGCCGAGCGCATGCCCGAGGCCATTCGCGTGGTGTTGGCCAAGCAAGGTTCACGGCCGGTGGCGATGGCGTTCAGCCTGGTGGGCGGCGACAGTTTCTACGGGCGTTACTGGGGCTGCCTGGCGGAATTCGACCGCCTGCACTTCGAAACCTGCTTCTATCAAGGCATGGATTATGCGATTGCCCATGGCTTGCAGCGCTTTGATGCCGGCGCCCAGGGCGAGCACAAATTGATTCGTGGATTCGAGCCGGTGATTACCCGCTCGTGGCATTACTTGCGTCATCCGGGGCTGAAAGCGGCGGTGGCGGATTTCCTCGTGCGCGAGCATGAGGGGGTGCTGGCCTATGCCGAAGAGGCGAAGACAGCACTGCCTTATCGGCAGTGCTGATCTTCGCGGGTGTGACTCAGCGGTTTTCCTGGCCCAGCCAGCGGTACGAGACACCGCCGATGACGGCGCCCAGCAGCGGCGCCACCCAG from Pseudomonas beijingensis includes the following:
- a CDS encoding GNAT family N-acetyltransferase — encoded protein: MPLHVLDSLSAIAPLEWDALVPANQPFLRHAFLSTLEDSASLGPQSGWQAEHLLHIEDGRLLAALPSYRKWHSYGEYVFDHGWADACARAGIDYYPKLLTAVPFSPVSGPRLLAARVEDGLELLGSVPGYLEIEGLSSAHVNFTDAFTDAALAGQEGWLQRIGCQYHWQNRGYRDFQDFLDALSSRKRKQMRKEREQVAGQGIAFEWLEGHQLDEAQWDFVYACYANTYAVRRQAPYLTRAFFSLLAERMPEAIRVVLAKQGSRPVAMAFSLVGGDSFYGRYWGCLAEFDRLHFETCFYQGMDYAIAHGLQRFDAGAQGEHKLIRGFEPVITRSWHYLRHPGLKAAVADFLVREHEGVLAYAEEAKTALPYRQC